One window of Anaerolineales bacterium genomic DNA carries:
- the ruvA gene encoding Holliday junction branch migration protein RuvA, which produces MIATLRGEVSQIEDNAIIVEVGGVGLRVFVPAPVRTNAKAGEILFLFTHLVVREDALTLYGFESQTDRDLFNILLGVDGVGPKVALSVLSTLTLETIQRAIFADEEELLGKVPGVGKKTAQKIALHLKDKLKPTDALAKVAALADYDSEVLAALTALGYSVVEAQAALQSIPKDAPKDVEERLRLALQYIGG; this is translated from the coding sequence ATGATCGCCACCCTGCGCGGAGAAGTCTCCCAGATCGAAGATAATGCCATCATCGTCGAAGTCGGCGGAGTGGGGCTGAGAGTCTTCGTCCCTGCGCCGGTGCGGACGAATGCCAAGGCGGGGGAAATCCTCTTTTTGTTTACCCATCTCGTCGTCCGGGAAGATGCGCTGACTCTCTATGGATTCGAATCCCAGACGGATCGCGACCTGTTCAATATACTGCTCGGCGTGGACGGGGTCGGTCCCAAAGTCGCCTTGTCAGTACTATCCACGCTCACGCTTGAAACCATTCAACGCGCAATCTTCGCCGATGAAGAAGAACTGCTCGGCAAGGTTCCCGGAGTTGGGAAAAAGACCGCGCAAAAGATCGCCCTGCATCTCAAAGATAAACTCAAGCCGACGGATGCACTTGCCAAAGTCGCTGCTCTCGCCGATTACGACAGCGAAGTTCTTGCCGCACTCACTGCATTGGGATACTCCGTCGTCGAAGCGCAAGCCGCATTGCAATCAATACCCAAAGACGCGCCCAAAGACGTGGAAGAACGCCTCCGCCTTGCGTTGCAATACATCGGCGGATAA
- the ruvC gene encoding crossover junction endodeoxyribonuclease RuvC, whose protein sequence is MTLALGIDPGTATTGFGLVRLMRDGELVAVSFGVITTPKTDSASARLEMLYNELNKLLKKFKPDTAAVEKLFFARNVTTGIAVGQARGVVLLALEKAGIEICEYSPNEVKQAVAGYGHAEKRQVQEMVRTLLQLDKIPKPDDAADALAIAITHLNTARYE, encoded by the coding sequence ATGACCCTCGCCCTCGGAATTGATCCTGGAACCGCAACCACAGGCTTCGGCCTCGTGCGCCTCATGCGTGACGGTGAACTGGTCGCTGTTTCCTTTGGGGTGATCACCACGCCGAAAACGGATTCCGCCTCCGCCCGGCTGGAGATGCTTTACAACGAACTAAACAAGTTATTGAAAAAATTCAAACCCGATACCGCCGCCGTCGAAAAATTATTCTTTGCGCGCAACGTCACCACCGGCATCGCGGTCGGACAAGCCCGCGGAGTGGTTTTATTAGCGCTCGAAAAAGCGGGAATCGAAATCTGCGAATACAGCCCCAATGAAGTCAAACAAGCCGTGGCGGGATACGGTCACGCCGAGAAACGGCAGGTGCAGGAAATGGTGCGGACCCTGCTGCAACTGGACAAGATCCCCAAACCCGACGACGCCGCCGACGCGCTGGCGATTGCAATAACGCATTTGAATACGGCGCGATACGAATAA
- a CDS encoding YebC/PmpR family DNA-binding transcriptional regulator codes for MSGHSKWSTIKRKKGAADAKRGAIFTRLAREIVISAREGGGDPDTNFRLRLAVEKARSENMPKDNIERAIKKGTGEDKEGTVFEELTLEGYGPHGSAFMVACVTDNRNRTISDVRHAFSKSGGNMAEAGAVGWQFERKSYFSFPTSMLNFDKAFELGVEAGADDVLDGGEEIEIFGPVESFKTIADALHKAKVQPQESGLRLIAKQEIEVGVEETLSVMKAIEHLEELDDVQDVYHNVKMSDEALAALENA; via the coding sequence ATGTCCGGTCATTCCAAGTGGTCCACCATCAAACGCAAAAAGGGCGCGGCAGACGCCAAACGCGGCGCGATCTTTACGCGGCTGGCGCGCGAGATCGTCATCTCAGCCCGTGAAGGCGGCGGCGACCCCGATACCAATTTCCGGCTGCGGCTCGCAGTGGAAAAAGCCCGCTCCGAAAATATGCCCAAAGACAACATCGAACGCGCCATCAAAAAAGGCACCGGCGAAGACAAGGAAGGGACCGTGTTCGAAGAATTGACCCTCGAAGGCTACGGTCCGCACGGCTCGGCTTTCATGGTCGCCTGCGTCACCGACAACCGCAACCGCACCATCTCGGACGTCCGCCACGCCTTCAGCAAATCGGGCGGCAACATGGCGGAAGCGGGCGCGGTCGGCTGGCAGTTCGAGCGCAAATCCTATTTCTCCTTCCCTACCAGCATGCTCAACTTTGACAAAGCCTTCGAACTCGGCGTCGAAGCCGGCGCGGACGATGTTTTGGACGGCGGCGAAGAGATCGAAATCTTCGGTCCGGTGGAGTCGTTCAAGACCATCGCCGACGCGCTGCATAAAGCCAAAGTCCAGCCGCAGGAATCCGGTCTGCGACTAATCGCCAAACAGGAGATCGAAGTCGGCGTGGAGGAGACTCTCTCCGTGATGAAAGCCATCGAACATCTCGAAGAACTCGATGACGTGCAGGACGTCTATCACAACGTCAAGATGTCCGATGAAGCCCTCGCGGCGCTCGAAAACGCGTAA
- a CDS encoding (d)CMP kinase, with protein MTNHPPSIIALDGPAASGKTTVGRRLAEKLGYLFFDTGIMYRAVTWIALDHDMDMQNEELITQMAQSAQIDIRPPSQNDGRPCDVLIGGKDVTWDIRSGEVESKVSAISAYPGVRKALSEQQRRIGMRGKVVMVGRDIGTVVLPEADLKVYLDASAEERARRRYDEIVERGEHADLDDLLKKMIERDRIDSTRAVAPLRPAGDAVIINTDELNEDQVYTRLVEMCE; from the coding sequence ATGACGAATCATCCCCCCTCCATCATCGCATTGGACGGACCCGCCGCCTCCGGCAAGACCACGGTCGGACGACGGCTTGCTGAAAAACTCGGCTATCTTTTCTTCGACACCGGCATCATGTACCGCGCCGTGACCTGGATTGCGCTCGATCACGATATGGACATGCAGAATGAAGAACTTATCACGCAGATGGCGCAGTCTGCTCAGATCGATATCCGACCGCCGTCTCAAAACGACGGGCGTCCCTGCGATGTGCTCATCGGCGGGAAGGATGTGACCTGGGATATCCGCTCGGGCGAAGTTGAATCGAAAGTATCCGCCATATCAGCATACCCCGGTGTGCGCAAAGCATTGTCAGAACAGCAGCGTCGCATCGGCATGCGCGGAAAAGTGGTCATGGTCGGCAGGGACATCGGCACGGTCGTCCTGCCGGAAGCGGATCTGAAAGTGTACCTGGATGCCAGCGCCGAGGAACGCGCGCGCCGTCGATATGATGAGATCGTCGAACGCGGCGAGCACGCAGACCTCGACGACCTGCTCAAGAAGATGATCGAACGCGATAGGATCGACTCGACCCGCGCGGTCGCTCCCTTGCGTCCCGCCGGGGATGCGGTCATCATCAACACCGACGAATTGAACGAAGACCAGGTCTATACCCGCCTGGTTGAGATGTGTGAATAA
- a CDS encoding GxxExxY protein: MPTLETNAITEKIIGCAYKVSNTLGIGIVEKVYENALLHLIRKSGLKAVQQYPIKVEFEGIIVGEFAADLWVEERVLVELKAVTMLKDEHMAQALNYLRATGAEICLLINFGTTKVEIKCLRPSTRWQISN, encoded by the coding sequence GTGCCAACACTGGAAACCAATGCCATTACAGAGAAAATCATCGGTTGTGCCTACAAAGTCAGCAACACACTGGGGATTGGCATTGTCGAAAAAGTGTACGAAAACGCGCTATTGCATTTGATCCGCAAGTCGGGTTTAAAGGCGGTTCAACAATATCCGATCAAAGTCGAATTCGAAGGAATTATTGTCGGAGAGTTCGCTGCGGATCTATGGGTTGAAGAACGAGTTTTGGTCGAACTGAAGGCAGTCACCATGCTCAAGGACGAACACATGGCACAAGCCTTGAACTATTTACGTGCAACTGGCGCGGAGATCTGTCTACTCATCAATTTTGGAACAACAAAGGTCGAGATAAAATGCCTTCGTCCCTCAACCAGGTGGCAAATCTCAAATTAA
- a CDS encoding PAS domain-containing protein, translating to MDFIATLLAGIPFPAPPTFAGWLAWAALFAALAGFLYNKRKSQPVWGSKDWGLFLFLFILVPLLNLFIGVRLTFGSVRPLPGLPAEVPGSALMVFSAIPWMLGGGLLGPFAGAALGAFAGLIRGAWDLYSLFPILEFAFLGVWFSINTRQRYRTPAYRLLRQPLTGALLLIPIHILFYTLSALLTDWGASTPTTARLDFAISNALIVTLAFGGEMLIGGLVAQVVSTAFSARWGSNQPLQPSPGEKSLESRFIFAVSAFILLLLFSLLIGGWLLTGQSARVLLEDRLSSGGESAAQSVPFFLGTGQSLAEQIAAEPGMIDSTGPDLTAILSSRIKAVPYFDQLIVLDAVSLDVLAIYPEDSRSGFRLYAEEDSGILFATQGVLTQVYSIPSNSEAAPSRISFLVAIVRENQVRRVLIGRTTIEGNPLTMPLVKSLDDMRDLDGSGMLVDDRNNIIYHSGDVQTLTQYEGQAGPEPFFYDNTAPDGTRQIVYYHPVEGHPWAVVMTVPARRAQQLALNISAPLALMIILLAAVALVLTRLGLRVVTGSLKGLAVEANRIAQGDLDHPLQVTGEDEVAQLRRAFEQMRVGLHARMEELNRLLRVSQDVASSLEMQDAVKPVLEAILSTGAKSVRVVLSPSVLPDTFVEPPSRFALGGSQDTYAHLDDQILDLAQSHEKVVLPNLTRSRELVLDPGLSQPLALLAVALRHENRYYGVVWAGYEQPRRFSDSDVRFVTTLAGQAALAVANAHLYLNVEASRRQLEAIINSSPDPVIVTDHRNRLLIANHAAASVLGQETGEAMSGMETEQVIKLRPLLALLQSTTSESQSAEILLPDKRTYLATASPVLVEGRQIGRICIMRDVTYFKELDTMKSDFVSTVSHDLRSPLTLIRGYATMLETTGELNEQQVGYARRIVAGVESMTRLVNNLLDLGRIESGVGLQVENVSVLDIIERTTGALQLQASQKNIQFNVVLPKDMPHAVEADQALLHQAVYNLLENAIKYTPPNGRVTIRTLSQPGALVFVIEDSGIGIPTEDIPHLFEKFYRGKEREARAQPGSGLGLAIVRSIAENHRGRVWVESVAGKGSAFYLQIPLVQSRDRRAA from the coding sequence ATGGATTTCATCGCAACGCTCCTTGCAGGCATTCCATTCCCTGCTCCGCCCACTTTTGCAGGATGGCTGGCATGGGCTGCGTTGTTTGCCGCGCTGGCAGGATTCCTTTACAACAAGCGCAAAAGCCAGCCTGTGTGGGGATCGAAGGACTGGGGGCTTTTTCTTTTTTTGTTCATCCTTGTTCCTCTTTTGAATTTATTTATCGGTGTGAGATTGACCTTCGGCTCGGTCCGCCCTCTGCCCGGTCTGCCCGCCGAGGTGCCGGGTTCCGCGCTGATGGTTTTCTCCGCCATTCCCTGGATGTTGGGCGGCGGGCTGCTTGGACCATTTGCCGGTGCAGCCCTCGGGGCGTTCGCGGGTTTGATCCGCGGTGCATGGGATCTGTATTCGCTTTTCCCGATCCTCGAATTCGCATTTCTCGGCGTGTGGTTCTCGATCAACACCCGCCAGCGATATAGAACACCCGCATATCGTTTACTGCGCCAGCCATTGACGGGGGCGCTGTTGTTGATTCCCATCCATATCTTGTTCTACACGTTGAGCGCGTTGTTGACCGATTGGGGCGCATCGACGCCTACAACCGCCCGCCTCGATTTTGCCATCAGCAACGCCCTGATCGTCACGCTCGCATTCGGCGGCGAGATGTTGATCGGAGGGTTGGTCGCACAGGTCGTTTCGACCGCCTTTTCCGCCCGCTGGGGGAGCAACCAACCCTTACAGCCTTCACCCGGAGAAAAAAGCCTCGAGTCGCGTTTTATCTTTGCTGTGAGCGCTTTCATTCTGCTCCTGCTCTTCTCCCTGCTCATCGGGGGCTGGCTGTTGACGGGACAATCGGCGCGCGTCCTGCTTGAAGACCGGTTATCGAGCGGGGGGGAATCAGCGGCGCAAAGCGTGCCTTTCTTTTTGGGGACAGGCCAAAGCCTGGCAGAACAAATAGCCGCGGAGCCGGGCATGATCGACTCGACGGGACCGGATTTAACCGCCATCCTTTCTTCGCGCATCAAAGCCGTGCCCTATTTCGATCAACTGATCGTTCTGGATGCAGTCTCCCTTGATGTGCTGGCGATCTACCCCGAGGATTCGCGTTCAGGGTTCCGATTGTATGCCGAAGAAGATTCAGGGATTTTATTTGCCACGCAAGGCGTGTTGACCCAGGTCTATTCCATCCCGTCGAACTCCGAAGCCGCCCCATCTCGGATTTCCTTTCTTGTGGCAATCGTCAGGGAGAATCAAGTGCGCCGCGTCCTGATCGGGCGCACGACCATCGAAGGGAATCCGCTGACCATGCCGCTCGTCAAAAGCCTGGACGATATGCGCGATCTTGATGGTTCGGGCATGCTGGTGGACGACCGCAACAATATTATCTATCATTCGGGTGATGTTCAAACGCTGACGCAATATGAAGGTCAAGCTGGTCCCGAGCCGTTCTTTTACGACAACACCGCTCCCGACGGCACACGCCAGATCGTGTATTACCATCCGGTGGAGGGGCATCCATGGGCGGTCGTCATGACCGTCCCCGCGCGGCGCGCCCAGCAGCTGGCGTTGAACATCTCTGCGCCGCTCGCATTGATGATCATCCTCCTCGCCGCAGTGGCGCTGGTTTTAACGCGACTCGGTTTGCGCGTGGTGACCGGATCTTTGAAGGGACTGGCGGTTGAAGCCAACCGCATTGCGCAGGGGGATCTCGATCATCCGCTGCAAGTCACCGGTGAAGATGAGGTCGCCCAGTTACGGCGCGCCTTCGAGCAGATGCGCGTCGGTTTGCACGCGCGGATGGAGGAACTCAACCGTCTGTTAAGGGTCAGCCAGGATGTAGCTTCCAGCCTGGAGATGCAGGATGCGGTCAAACCGGTGCTCGAGGCGATCCTATCCACCGGGGCAAAATCGGTACGCGTTGTCCTTTCCCCCAGCGTCCTTCCAGATACCTTTGTCGAACCGCCTTCGCGCTTCGCATTGGGCGGCTCGCAGGATACATACGCCCATCTCGACGATCAAATCCTCGACCTCGCGCAAAGCCATGAGAAAGTCGTCCTGCCGAATCTGACCCGTTCGCGCGAATTGGTCCTCGACCCGGGCCTGTCGCAACCGCTGGCACTGCTGGCAGTTGCATTGCGCCATGAGAATAGATATTACGGCGTGGTATGGGCGGGATATGAACAACCCCGTCGATTCTCCGATTCGGATGTGCGCTTTGTGACCACGCTGGCGGGGCAGGCCGCTCTGGCGGTCGCAAATGCGCATCTGTATTTGAACGTGGAAGCTTCACGCCGCCAGTTGGAGGCGATCATCAATTCTTCGCCCGACCCCGTGATCGTAACGGATCATCGCAACCGTTTGTTGATCGCCAACCATGCGGCGGCTTCCGTGCTCGGGCAGGAAACCGGCGAAGCCATGAGCGGCATGGAAACGGAACAGGTCATCAAACTGCGTCCGCTTCTCGCCCTGTTGCAAAGCACGACCTCCGAAAGCCAATCCGCTGAAATCCTGCTTCCCGATAAGCGCACCTATCTCGCGACCGCGTCGCCGGTGCTGGTGGAGGGACGGCAGATCGGCCGCATCTGCATCATGCGGGATGTGACCTACTTCAAGGAACTGGACACCATGAAGTCCGATTTCGTATCGACCGTCAGTCACGACCTGCGTTCTCCATTGACCCTCATCCGCGGATACGCCACCATGCTTGAGACGACAGGCGAATTGAACGAACAACAAGTGGGGTATGCTAGAAGGATTGTCGCCGGGGTCGAAAGCATGACGCGCCTTGTCAACAACCTTCTCGATCTCGGACGCATCGAATCGGGTGTCGGCTTGCAGGTCGAGAACGTTTCTGTCTTGGATATCATCGAACGCACAACCGGCGCACTTCAGTTGCAGGCGTCGCAGAAGAATATCCAATTTAACGTGGTATTACCCAAGGATATGCCTCACGCCGTTGAAGCCGACCAGGCGCTTTTGCATCAGGCGGTTTATAACCTGTTGGAGAACGCCATCAAATACACACCGCCCAATGGCAGGGTGACGATCCGCACTTTATCCCAACCGGGCGCGCTCGTCTTTGTCATCGAAGACTCTGGCATCGGCATCCCCACGGAGGACATTCCGCATTTGTTCGAGAAATTCTATCGCGGCAAGGAACGCGAGGCGCGCGCCCAGCCTGGTTCGGGGTTGGGCCTCGCCATCGTCCGTTCCATCGCCGAGAACCACCGCGGGCGTGTCTGGGTCGAAAGCGTTGCCGGCAAGGGCAGCGCCTTTTATCTGCAAATTCCGCTCGTGCAATCACGGGATCGCAGAGCTGCCTGA
- a CDS encoding 1-acyl-sn-glycerol-3-phosphate acyltransferase, whose translation MASMPDKPSPPPKPITEVWKPELVRLPRLTRLRLAFRKFSHGLIKLFAWACLRVTREGLENIPQRGPLLIVINHLGDADVPTLISSLPFTPDALAKIELYDLPILGELIDHYGVIWLHRGKPDKRALRAALDGLAEGRRIVIAPEGRYSLTGALEEGTHGAAFLAYKSGAPILPVAVSGTENENVYGQVKRFKRAQVHMRVGKTFRLEENASARREAMNEGTSRIMAEIANLLPAKYRGG comes from the coding sequence ATGGCGTCTATGCCGGACAAGCCATCGCCTCCGCCTAAACCCATTACAGAAGTATGGAAGCCGGAGTTGGTGCGCCTGCCCCGGTTAACCCGCCTCCGCCTCGCCTTCCGCAAATTTTCGCACGGGCTGATCAAACTCTTCGCGTGGGCATGTCTGCGGGTGACGAGGGAGGGATTGGAAAACATTCCGCAACGAGGACCATTATTGATCGTCATCAATCATCTCGGCGATGCCGATGTGCCCACGCTCATCTCTTCGCTCCCATTTACACCTGACGCGCTCGCCAAGATCGAATTGTATGACCTTCCCATTCTCGGCGAACTCATCGATCATTATGGCGTGATCTGGCTTCATCGCGGGAAGCCGGATAAACGCGCATTGCGCGCCGCGCTGGACGGTCTCGCCGAGGGCCGCAGAATCGTCATCGCGCCGGAAGGACGCTACTCATTGACCGGCGCCTTGGAGGAGGGCACGCATGGCGCGGCTTTCCTCGCCTATAAATCAGGCGCGCCGATCCTGCCGGTCGCCGTCAGCGGCACAGAGAATGAAAACGTATACGGTCAGGTGAAAAGATTCAAGCGCGCGCAAGTCCATATGCGGGTTGGGAAAACATTCAGGCTGGAAGAAAATGCATCGGCGCGGCGTGAGGCGATGAACGAGGGCACGAGCCGCATCATGGCGGAGATCGCAAACCTCCTGCCGGCAAAATATCGCGGGGGATAA
- a CDS encoding TrkA family potassium uptake protein has protein sequence MNFIVIGCGRFGAELAYRLFTNGHQVVVVDSEPQTFNRLHPDFRGRTVEGDSLSADTLSRASTDKADGVAVVTNSDTMNAVIGHTVRVHYPEVRQVIVRNYDPAMREMLEAFGLQIVSSTAWGAERVQELMIDPSFRAVFSAGNGEVEMYEMFIPEKWNGMTISELLSGCHDIVCAALTRAGRAELPSPSAKLYKGDVLTVSATLEGVRSLRAKLQEGKEA, from the coding sequence ATGAATTTCATTGTCATAGGTTGCGGGCGGTTCGGAGCAGAACTGGCGTACCGACTCTTCACAAATGGACATCAGGTGGTTGTGGTGGATTCTGAGCCCCAGACATTCAACCGCCTCCACCCGGACTTTCGGGGACGCACCGTCGAAGGCGACTCTCTCTCCGCTGATACTTTGTCCCGCGCCAGCACAGATAAAGCCGACGGTGTGGCCGTCGTTACCAATTCCGACACAATGAACGCTGTGATCGGGCACACCGTCCGCGTGCATTACCCGGAGGTCAGGCAGGTCATTGTCCGGAATTATGATCCCGCCATGCGCGAGATGCTTGAAGCCTTCGGGTTGCAGATCGTCAGTTCCACCGCATGGGGTGCGGAGCGCGTACAGGAGTTGATGATCGACCCGTCGTTCCGTGCCGTATTCTCAGCCGGGAACGGAGAAGTGGAAATGTATGAAATGTTCATTCCCGAAAAATGGAATGGGATGACCATCTCGGAGTTGCTTTCCGGCTGCCACGACATTGTGTGCGCCGCGTTGACCCGCGCCGGGCGCGCAGAATTGCCTTCGCCTTCAGCGAAACTGTATAAAGGCGATGTGCTCACCGTAAGCGCCACGCTGGAAGGGGTTAGGTCTCTCCGGGCAAAACTTCAGGAAGGCAAGGAGGCATAA
- a CDS encoding APC family permease produces MIDQENKQTPIIERKTEYKPPRNWRSWLIGRPLSTADASHETIGKVVGLAVFASDALSSNAYATQEILVVLAAAGPNTFGYVFPISLAIVALLAIVALSYVQVIHAYPDGGGAYVVARDNLGEKAGLTAASALLADYILTVSVSVSSGIAQIVSAYPELYDFRVPMAVSAVFLLMLINLRGVRESGAAVALPSMSFIVIMLFMILVGMYQYFTGSLGTVTNPPEILAHGITAFGLPFLILHAFSSGTAALTGIEAISNGTTAFKEPRSKNASTTLVWMAAILATLFMGISFLSNHVGAVPSEVETVISQLGRTIFGGQGIFYFGVILFTTIILLLAGNTAYAGFPRLSALMAMDGFLPRQLTYRGSRLVYSRGIVLLAVLSSSLIVLFQASVTRLIPLYAIGVFLSFTLAQSGMALRWWKSGKLLNQKEDVVHTNTRVSKLTYDPLWRLKMITNGFGALCTGIVMLIFAVTKFQDGAYVVLVLIPSLIGILWMIHIHYRNLARKLSLDNFGIIPPQTHRHRVIMPVSGVHQGTLSALRYARMLSDDVTCLHIVIEPDDAEKTRKKWEIWGEGVRLVMLDSPYRLFIEPLLDYIADIAENRQPGEIITVVVPEFVSDNRWTSALHTNTAEILRTQLKNQHGLVITNVPYHVHEAEDSHTGH; encoded by the coding sequence ATGATCGATCAAGAAAACAAACAAACCCCCATCATCGAACGCAAAACGGAATATAAACCGCCGCGGAACTGGCGCTCCTGGCTGATTGGACGGCCTCTTTCCACAGCGGATGCATCGCATGAGACCATTGGCAAGGTGGTTGGGCTGGCGGTCTTCGCGTCCGATGCCCTTTCTTCAAATGCGTATGCCACGCAGGAAATTCTGGTTGTATTGGCGGCAGCGGGTCCCAATACCTTTGGATATGTCTTCCCCATCTCCCTGGCCATCGTTGCCCTGCTCGCCATTGTTGCCTTGTCATACGTTCAGGTCATCCATGCCTACCCGGATGGCGGCGGTGCATACGTTGTGGCGCGTGACAACCTGGGCGAAAAGGCTGGTTTGACGGCAGCCTCAGCCCTTTTAGCAGATTACATCCTGACGGTTTCCGTGTCCGTTTCCTCCGGCATTGCGCAGATCGTTTCCGCATACCCCGAGTTATATGATTTTCGCGTGCCGATGGCGGTGAGCGCCGTGTTTCTGCTGATGCTCATCAATCTTCGCGGTGTCCGCGAGTCGGGTGCGGCGGTCGCTTTGCCCAGCATGTCGTTCATTGTCATCATGCTGTTCATGATCCTGGTGGGAATGTATCAATATTTCACCGGATCGCTTGGAACGGTCACCAATCCTCCCGAGATCCTGGCACATGGAATTACCGCCTTCGGTCTGCCCTTTCTGATTTTGCATGCTTTCTCCAGCGGAACGGCGGCATTGACCGGCATAGAAGCCATTTCCAACGGCACCACCGCGTTCAAGGAACCGCGCAGCAAGAACGCTTCCACCACCCTGGTATGGATGGCCGCCATCCTCGCGACCCTATTTATGGGCATCTCCTTCCTTTCAAACCATGTCGGGGCTGTTCCTTCCGAGGTCGAAACTGTTATTTCCCAGTTGGGACGCACCATCTTTGGCGGTCAAGGCATCTTTTACTTCGGTGTGATCCTCTTCACCACGATCATCCTGCTCCTGGCTGGAAATACCGCTTATGCCGGCTTCCCCCGCTTGAGCGCATTAATGGCAATGGACGGTTTCCTTCCGCGGCAATTGACCTATCGCGGCAGCCGCCTTGTCTATTCACGCGGTATCGTCCTGCTGGCAGTATTATCGTCATCGTTGATCGTTCTATTCCAGGCGAGCGTGACGCGCCTCATTCCGCTCTATGCGATTGGCGTATTCCTTTCCTTTACCCTGGCTCAATCCGGCATGGCGTTGCGCTGGTGGAAAAGCGGAAAGCTTCTCAACCAGAAAGAAGATGTCGTCCACACGAATACCCGCGTCTCGAAATTGACATACGATCCGCTCTGGCGTTTGAAGATGATCACCAACGGATTCGGCGCATTATGTACCGGCATCGTCATGTTGATCTTCGCCGTCACAAAGTTCCAGGATGGCGCCTATGTGGTGCTCGTCCTGATTCCAAGCCTCATCGGCATCCTTTGGATGATCCACATCCACTACCGGAACCTTGCGCGCAAACTTTCCCTCGATAACTTCGGGATCATCCCGCCGCAGACTCACCGTCACCGCGTCATCATGCCGGTCAGCGGCGTGCATCAGGGAACGCTTTCCGCCCTGCGCTATGCCCGCATGTTATCCGACGATGTGACCTGCCTGCATATCGTCATCGAGCCAGACGATGCGGAGAAGACGCGCAAAAAATGGGAAATCTGGGGCGAAGGCGTCCGTCTGGTGATGCTCGATTCGCCCTATCGCCTGTTCATCGAGCCGCTGCTGGATTACATCGCCGACATCGCCGAAAACCGCCAGCCCGGCGAAATCATCACAGTGGTCGTACCCGAGTTCGTTTCCGACAACCGCTGGACATCCGCCCTGCACACCAATACCGCCGAAATCCTCAGAACCCAATTGAAGAATCAACATGGCCTCGTCATCACCAACGTGCCTTATCACGTCCACGAGGCGGAAGACAGCCATACCGGTCATTAA
- a CDS encoding 1-acyl-sn-glycerol-3-phosphate acyltransferase yields the protein MKPYTVPLHIRLNRIYLRPVFRLIFHILGQIKVVGRENVPLGTRYVIAMNHISIFDPPLLVSFWPEQPEIVGAADVFEKKGQGPILKLYGVIPVHRGDYDRHLLETMLAVLKAGRPLAIAPEGGRSHKPAMQRALPGVGYIIEHASAPVVPVGILNATDDFWQRARRGERPKLEMRIGKPIHFPPVTQKGSERRELRQQNADMVMRHIAGLLPGEYHGVYAGQAIASA from the coding sequence ATGAAACCCTATACCGTCCCCCTGCACATACGCCTCAATCGGATTTATCTCCGCCCAGTATTCCGTCTCATCTTTCACATCCTCGGGCAGATAAAAGTTGTGGGACGTGAGAATGTTCCGCTTGGGACTCGGTATGTGATCGCGATGAATCACATCTCGATCTTCGACCCGCCTCTTCTAGTCTCCTTTTGGCCCGAACAGCCCGAGATTGTCGGTGCGGCGGATGTCTTCGAGAAAAAAGGGCAGGGACCCATCCTTAAACTGTACGGGGTCATCCCTGTTCACCGCGGGGATTACGACCGCCATCTACTTGAAACAATGCTGGCGGTCTTGAAGGCGGGTCGTCCGTTGGCGATTGCTCCCGAAGGTGGGCGCTCGCACAAGCCAGCCATGCAGCGCGCCCTGCCTGGAGTCGGATATATCATCGAACATGCGAGCGCGCCGGTCGTTCCCGTCGGCATCCTCAACGCGACTGATGATTTCTGGCAGAGAGCCAGACGGGGTGAACGTCCAAAACTCGAAATGCGCATCGGCAAGCCGATTCACTTCCCGCCGGTGACCCAAAAAGGTTCGGAACGCAGGGAATTGCGCCAGCAGAATGCGGACATGGTCATGCGGCATATCGCAGGGCTGCTACCCGGGGAGTATCATGGCGTCTATGCCGGACAAGCCATCGCCTCCGCCTAA